A segment of the Corylus avellana chromosome ca2, CavTom2PMs-1.0 genome:
CACCGTCATTGCCATCTCTGTAACTGCCACAGTAGCCTTTATTGCCACCGGCACCATCACTATCTACACAACACTAGTGGGTCCCttaatatagtttttatttatttatttttatgaataatcaCACCTTAATATAGTTGGttgtgattttgatttttgcttGTTCGTTTGTTTCATATCTCTGAGAACTTTCACCTCAGAATGGTGTGTTTTTCATAAACACAccctttatgttttttttgggGTTGTTTTTGGTTGCTTTTTTTCCTAGTGCACTACTTCAGTCCTTTTAATTCTGGTCTTGTTTATGGTCATAagaagtgtttttatttttatttttttatgtactttttttaatttttattttttaatgctgATATGTGCATCCTACTAGTACTTGATGATTTGGCaaatgaaaatttgagtttcACTTGTGTTGACAAAATTGGAGTTTGAGTTTAAATAGTTGAGAATTTTGTCAATGGTTTAACTTGATTGCTTAAACTCGTAGGGTAATTCTGCCAGAGCCAGAAATGTTTTATGTAGGTTAAGCAATCTGGTTGGCTGTATTTATTAACCTAGTTCAAATAAATGTTCTCCCCTCCCCAAGCCGTATTATTATATCTTAGTTCTGTTATACATTAATGACTTAATTACAATGTTCCAGGCTACTTTGGCATGGATTCTGCAACACAGACTTTCCAACACCGTGCATTGCCTATCAAATTATGGCCCCCTAGCCAGAGTACAAGGCTAATGCTTGTAGATCGAATGATCAAGAATCTTACGACTCCATCTATTTTCTCAAGGAAGTATGGCCTGTTAAGTAAAGAAGAGGCAGAGGAGGATGCAAAGCACATAGAGGATATTGCTTTTGCAGCTGCAAGTCATCACTTTGAGAAGGAGTCAGATGGTGATGGGAGTTCTGCTGTGCAAATTTATGCCAAAGAATCGAGTAAGCTTATGCTGGAAGTTCTTAAAAGAGGCCCCAGAATAAAGGACGATGGAGATGTTATATCTGAGAAAGCTACTGCTGCTAATGAAACAATCTTTGATATATCTGGAGGTCGTAGGGCTTTTATTGAAGCAGAGGAGGCTGAGGAGCTTCTACAATCACTAAGGAAACCAAACTCATATACTAAGATTTGTTTCAGTAATAGAAGTTTTGGCTTGGATGCAGCTCGTGTTGTTGAGCCCATTCTGTTATCCATTAAGGATCAATTGACAGAAGTAGACCTATCAGATTTTATTGCAGGAAGGCCGGAGGAAGAAGCTCTGAAGGTCATGAACATATTCTCTTCAGCCCTGGAAGGTTGTGTTTTGAGATATCTGGACCTTTCAAACAATGCCATGGGTGAAAAGGGTGTTAGGGCATTTACATCACTCCTAAGGTCTCAGAAGAATTTGGAGGAGCTTTATTTGATGAATGATGGTATCTCAGAGGAAGCTGCAAGAGCAGTTTGTGAGCTAATTCCTTCCACTGAGAAGCTTAGGGTTCTTCAGTTTCATAATAACATGACTGGAGATGAAGGGGCACTTGCTATATCTGAGATCGTGAAGCATTCTCCAGCATTGGAGGATTTCCGGTGTTCTTCTACAAGGATAGGCTCTGAAGGGGGAGTTGCCCTAGCTGAAGCACTTGGGACTTGTAGCCATCTAAAAAAGCTTGATTTGCGTGACAACATGTTTGGCGTGGAAGCTGGAGTTGCTCTGAGTAAGGCTATATCAGCCTTTTCAGATCTTACTGAGATTTACCTCAGTTACCTTAACTTGGAGGACGAGGGGGCAGAAGCACTCGTCAATTCTCTGAAGGATTCTGCACCTTCTCTTGAAGTTCTGGAAATGGCCGGAAATGACGTCACTGCCAAAGCTGCTGCTACTTTAGCAGCCTGTATAGCAGCAAAACAATTTCTCACCAAGTTAAGCTTGGCTGAGAATGAGCTGAAGGATGAAGGTGCAATTGTGATCAGCAAGGCATTGGAAGTGGGGCATAGCCAATTAACTGAAGTTGATCTGAGCACAAATGCAATTAGAAGGGCTGGGGCAAGGGTCCTGGCACAGGCTGTTGTGCACAAACCTGGATTTAAGTTGCTAAATATCAACTCCAATTTTATATCCGATGAAGGGATTGATGAGGTTAAGGATATATTTAAGAATTCCCCTGATATGCTTGGGCCTTTGGATGAGAACGACCCTGAAGGAGAAGATCTTGACGACGAGGCTGAAGATGATAATGCGGATAACGAGAATGAATTGGAATCAAGACTCAAGAACCTTGAAATCAAGCAGGAGGATTAGAGTTGTTTCATGCTTCAAGGCAGTGCCCTACTGCCTTTGATTGATCTGATTTGAACTTTATCAAGACTTTGATTTTTCGTTTAACAAAGTATGTTTCTGTAATAGCTAGTCTAGCTTAGCTGGGTGTATTGAGAACACCCCATAGCCTATGAATTAGCTTTTAATATTGCTGAGAGAAGTCGTATCTTTTTTGGGCAGTATGTTATGCAGATTGGGATTGGCTGCAATCCGCTGTCGGAATTGCTGCCAATCCTCATCCATGATATGCTTAGTTGGAGGTAGGAAGTAATTTCTCTTTTCAGGATACTTATTCCAACTTCTCAATATGCAATTTTCTTTGCAAATCCGTTCGAGACTTGGTATTTAATTTGCAAGACTGAGAATTCAGTATTGTACGTGTCTGGTAATATCATGATATGCTTAGTTGGAGGTAGGAAGTAATTTCTCTTTTCGGGATACTTATTCCAACTTCTCAATATGCAATTTTCTTTGCAAATCCGTTCGAGACTTGATATTTGATTTGCAAGACTGAGAATTCAGTATTGTACGTGTCtggtaatctctctctctctctctctctctctctctctctatatatatatatatatatatatatatacccttcaGGGGATGGTTGTGAAGCCCCCctcctttattttgtttttcatttggggtaaaaattataattttacattGACAACAATATGAGTCATCAATGCCAAGATTTACCCTTCAGGGGATGGTTGTGAAGCCcccctcttttcttttgtttttcatttggggtaaaaattataattttacactGACAACAATATGAGTCATTAATGCCAAGATCAGTTGTAACATCTatcaaactttctttctttttttaacggaaatttgaggatttcattaattaaagattacaagcataaagctcttatagAGCAGAGTAAAAAGTTCTTACAACACAAAGCATAAAACTTTGCAAAAAACATAGTCACATGCTATgaagttacaaagtcatagatataaacaaaaattcttacaattaggtattatttatgattacaatcttccgctaacccatgtacaaatacagATAAAAAATATATCTGCTCCGAGCAGACTAAATCTAAGACATGAGTAGCtaaatttcttaacaaaaattatttaaatcagCTGTGAGAGATAACCCTTTACACCTAATTATACAGGCTGTGAGAAATAACTcatcacacctaattatttctCCTCACTCATGAGGACAGATCTAAAGAGAAGAAATCTcatattcaaaacaaaaaacacaaacaaacaaccagtAAACAGCAACAGCGGTCGGAGGAGGAGATGAATGACACAATACGGTAAAAGGTGGACGGACGCATAGCGGAGAGGCCGAAGTTGGTGATCTAGTCgaagaacacctacaaacataaagaaaaaaaataattaatagaaggagagagagaggataaaAGCGGGGAGTAGAAAGGGTAGGGGTTTCTGAGTAGAAGGGATGTAACATCTATTCACTTGTGCATCtaacaatttcaattaaaaggTTAATGGGAGGGACCATTTGGATACGTAGCTTATCTCTGGAATCTTCACCGTACTTTTGATACTCTTAAGTGATTGGTTTAGTACAACTGTAAATTCCAAATACCAAGTAATTTTCCCTAGAAGGCTAGATGCTAACCTTCTTCAGTGAATCCTGCTGCTATATGATGGGTGCACCTATAAATTCTATGAGTATAttaatataagagaaaaacttcaataagagaataacttcaatgaGATGATGTTGTAAACTCGATATTTTGTACTCTTGAATATGAAGCAGACATTTAAATttgaaacatcaaaaaataataaaatctttcataccaaataattttttttttattgacaaaACTATCGGAGCTATTGTCTTAATTAGTTTTGGAGACTTCGATGTTGGGGGCTCGGAGGTGGGTGAAAAGTTCAGTGGTAGGTGGTGGGCGTTAGGttagaatgaataaaaaatttcatagtattaatttgaaagagaaatgctatagtgcaataaaaagattatttttaactcataaaagtCCTAAGTGATAAGAGGCCATAGGCTCCATCTTGAGTTGTTGTGACCCTACTTATTGATAGGCTGATAACATCTTgtcacctaagacttttatgagttaaaaataatatttttattgcactataatatatatcaaggtttaaacatgtGGCTCTCAAGGTTTTCAAGCACATGTATGTTTACAGCATGGCTTCGATTTGAATTTTCGACAAAGGGTACCGGAATCCTTTGACCTTTCCTCCTTGTGCTCATGGTTTCCAGAACCAGACAAATCGAGTGGTTCAACTCAGTTCAAATGTGCCTCACTTGGACACGTGTCGCACATCAAACCAAAGCATTACATAAATTTGACGGTTCGGAATATTGTTGGGTTTTACTTATAGAGTTTGGGTTGTCTTtctgtcaaaaataaaaaatactgaattttttttttttttttttttcaaaaaagaagtaaagatGACCTTAAATGAAATCAATAATTTTCACACCtccactcaaaaaaaaaaaaaaaaaaaaaaattacacctAATCCCTAATCAGATAGATTTACCTTAATCTTGTTTCTGTAATCACTTTGAGGAAATATGAGATTtctcacattttaaaatttgatcatTTCTTTACATCTAATGTTTCAAACAAAAGTAAAAGTTTGTATGTTATAGTACTTACggaagtaattaattttagtttcaaCATATCAAACTCACTTGTCTTAGTAACACAcaaattttttgcatttttttgaaCTGTTAGATGTAATAAATGGCTCATATTTTTAAATCTGAAAatctcttattttaaaaaatttgaggggatTCGAATCCCACTTTAAGAGGAGCGAGTGACTTATTTGACCCGTTTTCTACTTTTTATATGTATTCTTGCAATGTTCTTTTTCGTTTTGGGTCGATTTGAGAATCCtctactatttttttctttttagatcgtagtataaaatataaatgatcattcattgtaaatttttttttcttatttaatgaaaaaaaaaaaa
Coding sequences within it:
- the LOC132170845 gene encoding RAN GTPase-activating protein 1 isoform X1 — translated: MALAGYFGMDSATQTFQHRALPIKLWPPSQSTRLMLVDRMIKNLTTPSIFSRKYGLLSKEEAEEDAKHIEDIAFAAASHHFEKESDGDGSSAVQIYAKESSKLMLEVLKRGPRIKDDGDVISEKATAANETIFDISGGRRAFIEAEEAEELLQSLRKPNSYTKICFSNRSFGLDAARVVEPILLSIKDQLTEVDLSDFIAGRPEEEALKVMNIFSSALEGCVLRYLDLSNNAMGEKGVRAFTSLLRSQKNLEELYLMNDGISEEAARAVCELIPSTEKLRVLQFHNNMTGDEGALAISEIVKHSPALEDFRCSSTRIGSEGGVALAEALGTCSHLKKLDLRDNMFGVEAGVALSKAISAFSDLTEIYLSYLNLEDEGAEALVNSLKDSAPSLEVLEMAGNDVTAKAAATLAACIAAKQFLTKLSLAENELKDEGAIVISKALEVGHSQLTEVDLSTNAIRRAGARVLAQAVVHKPGFKLLNINSNFISDEGIDEVKDIFKNSPDMLGPLDENDPEGEDLDDEAEDDNADNENELESRLKNLEIKQED
- the LOC132170845 gene encoding RAN GTPase-activating protein 1 isoform X2; its protein translation is MDSATQTFQHRALPIKLWPPSQSTRLMLVDRMIKNLTTPSIFSRKYGLLSKEEAEEDAKHIEDIAFAAASHHFEKESDGDGSSAVQIYAKESSKLMLEVLKRGPRIKDDGDVISEKATAANETIFDISGGRRAFIEAEEAEELLQSLRKPNSYTKICFSNRSFGLDAARVVEPILLSIKDQLTEVDLSDFIAGRPEEEALKVMNIFSSALEGCVLRYLDLSNNAMGEKGVRAFTSLLRSQKNLEELYLMNDGISEEAARAVCELIPSTEKLRVLQFHNNMTGDEGALAISEIVKHSPALEDFRCSSTRIGSEGGVALAEALGTCSHLKKLDLRDNMFGVEAGVALSKAISAFSDLTEIYLSYLNLEDEGAEALVNSLKDSAPSLEVLEMAGNDVTAKAAATLAACIAAKQFLTKLSLAENELKDEGAIVISKALEVGHSQLTEVDLSTNAIRRAGARVLAQAVVHKPGFKLLNINSNFISDEGIDEVKDIFKNSPDMLGPLDENDPEGEDLDDEAEDDNADNENELESRLKNLEIKQED